A window of Nonomuraea angiospora genomic DNA:
CCCAGACGCCCCACGGCTCCTCGCGCTCGAGCGCGCGGGCCAGGCAGGCCTTCTGGATCGGGCAGCCGCCGCAGAGAGCCTTGGCGAACTCGACGTCCTCCGGCGACTCGGCGAACCACAGGTCAGGGTCGGTACGGCAGGGGATCTTGGCTTCGTCGATCAGGTCCATGATCGTCTTCGCCCCCATCTGCTTTCTCCTTTTGTCAGATCTTTTTGATCTTGGTCGGACACCTCGTAGGTGGTCGGGAATCACGGACAAATAAGTAAGGCCGCGGATCCGTCTGGGGATCCGCGGCCTGGGGGGCTGTATACGCCGGTCAGGTTGTGACCGGTGTATCCCTCCAGGGTTGCGGACCCCACAGTCCACCCTTGGTGAGCTGGTAGGCCGGCAGTTCGATACGTGCGTTGTAGACAGGAGCAGCTGGCTTGGCAGCGCCGAAGTGGGCGCGCGCGCCGTAGGCGGCGGCCTGGCTACGGGCAGACTTCTCCTGCCGCAGTCTGGCGGGGCCATCGACGAGCCTCACCGAGACACGGCATGCGGAAGCGAGCCACTGCGTAGCTGCCATCTGAATGCTGATCACCGGTGACTCACCTCCACTCTCGAGACCGTCGGACAGTAGTGTCCGACTCGCTTGACCATGACCCTAAACCGGGAACCCGGGAACGGGCAACATATTTTCTACCTGCGATTTTGTTACATTGACCGCGCCTGACGGCCTATTGCTACGCGGCGTGTCGGCACTATTTCGTCAGGCGGATCATGGCCTCTTGGACGACCGAGACCACGAGCTCACCCGACGCGGTGAACATCTCGCCGCGCGCGAGCCCCCGAGCTCCCCCCGACCAGGGGGACTCCTGAGCATAGAGCAACCAGTCGTCGGCCCTGAAGGGGCGGTGGAACCACATGGCGTGGTCCAGCGAGGCGCCGGAGACGTTGGAGGCGCCCCAGGCCATGCCGTGGGCCAGCAGGATCGTGTCGACCAGCGTGAAGTCGGACGCGTACGCGGCCAGCACGACGTGCAGCAGCGGGTCGTCGGGCAGGTCGGCGTGGTAGCGGAACCACACGTTGGTCTGGGCGCTGCGCAGGTCGGGGTTCTTGAACGCCTCCCAGGTGAGCGGCGAGACGTACCTGGCGTCCACCGGGCGGGGGCGGGAGAACCACTCGAGCAGCTCGGGGTGGTCGCCGACCGCGTCGTGCATCCGGTCCCGGAACGTGGGGAGCGTCTCGGGGTCGGGCACCTGCGGCATGACGGACGCCTGATGCGTCACGCCCTCCTCGGGGATGTGGAACGACGCCGACATCGTGAAGATCGCCTTGCCGTGCTGGACGGCGACGATCCTGCGGGTGGTGAACGAGCGGCCGTCGCGGAGGCGGTCGACGTTGTAGATGATCGGGATGGTGGGGTCGCCCGGGCGGATGAAGTAGGCGTGCAGGGAGTGGACGTGCCGGTCCTTCGGCACCGTACGGCCGGCCGCCACGAGAGCCTGGGCCGCCACCTGGCCGCCGAAGACGCGCTGGATGCGCTCCTCCGGGCTCCGTCCCCGGAAGATGTCGAGCTCGATCTGCTCCAGGTCGAGCAGATCCAGCAGCTCCTTCAGCGCCTCGTTCACGTGTCCGTCCCCCTTGGGATCTCGGGTGTTGGGGACCAGTCTGACGTGCCCCTTATATGGGACTAAAGGGGGGCTGTCAGTCGGTGCGGCAGAGAGACAGCACGGCCTCGCCGTAGCGGTCCACCTTGATCTTGCCGATGCCCGCTATCGACAGCAGCTCCTGCTCCGTGGACGGCGCGCGCTCCGCGATGGCCTGGAGGGTCACGTCCGTGAAGACGACGTACGGCGGGATCTTGGCCTCCTTGGCGGTGGCGGTGCGCCAGGCCTTGAGGCGTTCGAGGAGGGCCTCGTCGTAGTCCGCCGGGCACGTGGAGCAGCGCCCCAGCTTCTGCTCGGCCGCCGCCACCAGCGTCTTCGCGCACACCCGGCAGCTCACCGGCGCCGCCACCGCACGCCGTTCGCGGGGCGCGGTCGAGGCGCGGGGCGGGGACGAGGAGGAGGTGCGGGTGCCGAGACCGTCGAGGAAGCGGGAGGGACGGCGGGTCCTGCGGGCGCCGGGGGCGCGGGCGCCGGCCCAGGAGAGGGAGAGGTGCTCGCGGGCGCGGGTGACGCCCACGTAGAGGAGGCGGCGCTCCTCCTCGATCTGCTCCGGGGTCTCGGCGTAGATGATGGGGAGCATGCCGTCGGTCAGGCCGACCAGGAAGACGGCGTCCCACTCCAGGCCCTTGGCGGCGTGGAGCGAGGCCAGGGTGACGCCCTCCACGGGCGGGGCGTGCTGCTCGGAGGCCCGGCGCTCCAGCTCGGCCACGTACGCGGGCAGGTCGGCGCCCTCGGCCGCCAGGTCTTCGGCCAGGTCCGCCAGCGCCTTCAGGGACTCCCACTTCTCCCTGGCCTTGCCGCCGCCCGGAGGGGACGGGGTCAGGCCCACGCCGGCCAGGATGTGGTGGACCTCGGCGGCCAGGGGCTCTCCTGCATAGGCGCGGGCGGCGCCGCGCAGGAGGACAACGGCCTGCCGGACCTCCGGGCGGTCGAAGAAGCGCTCGGCGCCGCGCAGCACGTAGGGGATCTCGGCCTTGGACAGGGCCTCCTCGTACGCCTCCGACTGCGAGTTGACGCGGAACAGGATCGCGATCTCCCGCGACGGCACGCCCTTGTCCAGCAGTTTCCTGATCGCGCGGGCCGCCCCCGCGGCCTCGGCGGGCTCGTCGTCGTAGTCGGAGATCGACGGCTTGGGGCCGTCGGGGCGCTGGGCCACCAGGTCGAGCCGGTGCGGGGATCTGACGATCAGCCGGTTGGCCAGGTCGACCACCTGCGGGGTCGAGCGGTAGTCGCGCACCAGCTTGATGACGGCGGCGTCGGGGTGCTCGACCGCGAAGCCCGTCAGGTAGCGCGGGGTGGCGCCGGTGAAGGAGTAGATCGTCTGGTTGGGGTCGCCGACCACGCAGAGGTCGTCGCGGCCCCCGAGCCAGGTGTCGAGCAGGAGCTTCTGCAGCGGGTTGACGTCCTGGTACTCGTCCACCACGAAATAGCGGTACTGCTGGCGGATCTGCCCCGCGACCTCCTGGTGCTCGGTCATCACGGCGGCGGTCAGCTCGAGGATGGTCTCGAAGTCGACCAGGTGGCGTTCGCGCCTGATCTGCTCGTACGCCTCATAGAGGCGAGCGACCTCCTCCGGCGGGACCGGGGGCGTGCGGTGGTATTTCGCCGCGGCCGTCACGTAGTCCTCCGGCCCGATCTGGGTCACCTTGGCCCACTCGACCTCGGCCGCGATGTCCCGCAACTCGGACCGATCCGGATTTTTCCGGATCTGGCGGCAGGCTTCCACCAGCACCGGCAGCTTGGACTCGATCACCGAGGGCGCCTCGCCCCCGATGACCCTCGGCCAGAAGTAGGTGAGCTGCCGCAGCGCCGCCGCGTGGAACGTGCGGGCCTGCACCCCGGGCGCCCCGAGCGCGCGCAGCCGCTGGCGCAGCTCCCCCGCCGCCCGAGTGGTGAACGTCACAGCGAGCACGCTCCGGGCGTCGACCACCCCGCTGCGGACCGCGTGCGCGATGCGATGGGTGATCGCCCTGGTCTTGCCGGTGCCGGCGCCGGCCAGCACGCACACCGGACCGCGCACCGCCTCGGCCACCGCGCGCTGCTCGGGGTCGAGACCGGCCAGGACGTCATCCACGTTGTTCACCCGTACATCCTCTCAGGTGTAGCGGACAGCCTCTTTATTCTGGCAACATGCGGGCCGACGTATGTTCATAGCCACCAGATGCAAAGAACCGGTCTCTTCCCTCACAATGGGTCCGACCATCTGCATGGGGGAAAGGAAGGCCGTGCGAACTGCGGTTTTCGCGGGCGTGCTCGCGCTCGCTGCCGTCGTGCTCACACCCGTGGCCGCCAGCGCCAACAAGGAGCCGACGCCCGGCCCCACGGACGCCATCGACCAGTACGGGCTCGGCGACTTCGGCTCCGAGACCGTCTCGTACGGCCCCCAGGCACGTCAGGCCATGGACGTCTGGTGGACGCCCGACGGCCAGCAGCGCCCCGGCGTCTTCCTGATCCACGGCGGCTGGTGGTCGGGCGGCGACAAGCGCTACATGAAGGAGATCGTCCGCCAGTACGCCGAGCTGGGCTACACGGTCTTCAACCTCAACTACCGGCTCTCCAGCGACGCGGCGTGGCCCGCGCAGCGCTCGGACGCGCTGGCCGCCATCGCGCTGGCCCGCAAGCACGCCGATCGGTGGGCGTTCGACCCGAGCAACTACGTGGTGGTGGGCTTCTCCGCCGGCGGCCACATCGCGGCGGCCGTGGGCACGTACGGCGACGGCATCTCCGGCCTCAAGGGCGTCGTGGGCCTGTCGCCGATCATCTCGCCCCTGCGCGCCTACTCCGACGGCGAGAAGTCCGACGACCCCAACAAGCGCAAGCTCCGCACGGCCGCCATCCGCCTGGCCGGGGGCTGCGCGCCCAAGGGCAAGTGCTCGCGGATCTGGGCCAGCATGGAGGTGGCCTGGCACGCCAGCCGCAAGGACGCGCCGATGCTGACCGTGCACTCCAAGGACGAGTTCGTGCCGCCGGCGCAGAGCCAGCTGCTCAAGACGATGCTGGGGCAGGTGGGCGTGCCCGTGACGGTGATCACCCAGCCGGGCGTCAACCACAGCAACCCGCTCTACCGTGAGCCCGGGGTGGCCGAGCAGGTGCAGGCCTGGATCGCCGACCGCATCGGCTGAGCGCCCGCGGCGAGGCACCCCCGCCGCCGGAATGAACGTGCGCGGTCCGGTTGTTGCATGGAACGCCTATTTTCCTGACCTCCGGAGGGATCCCCCGACATGGCGCTCACCGTCTACAGCACCACGTGGTGCGGCCCCTGCAAGCGGCTCAAGTCCCAGCTCACCCGCGAGGGCATCAGCTTCAAGGACATCGACATCGAGCGCGACCCGTCGGCGGCGGAGTTCGTGATGAGCGTCAACAACGGCAACCAGGTGGTGCCGACCGTGGTGATCGACACCCCCGACGGCCGCGTGGTGCGCACGAACCCTTCGGCTCTCGAGGTCAAGGCCCTGCTCGGGGCCTCCTGATCACCAGTCGCCGGTCAGCTCGCCGCCGTACCAGGTCTCGATCAGGCGGCGGGCGATCGACACCGGCGGGGGCAGGCGCAGCTCGCCGGACTCCAGCGCCCGCGCCAGCTCCTCGCGCGAGAACCAGTGGGCCTCGGCGATCTCCTCGGCGTCGGGCGTGAGCTCGGTCGAGATCGCGTCGGCGAAGAAGCCCAGCATGAGGCTGCGCGGGAACGGCCAGGGCTGGCTGCCGAGATAGCGCGGGCGGACGACGGTGACGCCGACCTCCTCCGCCACCTCGCGGGCGACGGCGTGCTCCAGCGACTCTCCCGGCTCCACGAACCCCGCCAGGATCGACAGCCGCCCCTCCGGCCACTGCGGGCCCCGGGCGAGCAGGCAGCGGTCATCCTCGTCGCGGACCAGCATGATCACGGCGGGGTCGACGCGGGGGAAGTGCTGGCTGCCGTCCTGCGGGCAGACGCGGATGTGCCCCCCGCCCCTGACCTCGGTGCGGGTGCCGCAGCGCGGGCAGTATTCGTGGGTCGTGTGCCAGGCCTCCAGCGCCACGGCGTAGACCAGCAGGCCGGCGTCGCGGTCGCCGAGCAGGCCCCCGACCTGGCGCAGCCCGGCCGCCACCGGCTCGCCCTCGGGCGTGTCGCGCAGGCTCATGGGGACCGTCACGCGCCCGTTGACGTCGCCCCCGGGAACGCCGGGCAGCGGCGCGGCCAC
This region includes:
- a CDS encoding WhiB family transcriptional regulator codes for the protein MGAKTIMDLIDEAKIPCRTDPDLWFAESPEDVEFAKALCGGCPIQKACLARALEREEPWGVWGGELILRGAVVPRKRPRGRPRKHPVAA
- the nudC gene encoding NAD(+) diphosphatase, which encodes METTAEEQLIGPLLLARGTIDRSSALRANEQWLERAWTDPSTRVLVIDDGHTLVRRSGDAVQAVLYAPADAPPGERYLLGVEDGVAYFAVAAPLPGVPGGDVNGRVTVPMSLRDTPEGEPVAAGLRQVGGLLGDRDAGLLVYAVALEAWHTTHEYCPRCGTRTEVRGGGHIRVCPQDGSQHFPRVDPAVIMLVRDEDDRCLLARGPQWPEGRLSILAGFVEPGESLEHAVAREVAEEVGVTVVRPRYLGSQPWPFPRSLMLGFFADAISTELTPDAEEIAEAHWFSREELARALESGELRLPPPVSIARRLIETWYGGELTGDW
- a CDS encoding ATP-dependent DNA helicase UvrD2, with the protein product MDDVLAGLDPEQRAVAEAVRGPVCVLAGAGTGKTRAITHRIAHAVRSGVVDARSVLAVTFTTRAAGELRQRLRALGAPGVQARTFHAAALRQLTYFWPRVIGGEAPSVIESKLPVLVEACRQIRKNPDRSELRDIAAEVEWAKVTQIGPEDYVTAAAKYHRTPPVPPEEVARLYEAYEQIRRERHLVDFETILELTAAVMTEHQEVAGQIRQQYRYFVVDEYQDVNPLQKLLLDTWLGGRDDLCVVGDPNQTIYSFTGATPRYLTGFAVEHPDAAVIKLVRDYRSTPQVVDLANRLIVRSPHRLDLVAQRPDGPKPSISDYDDEPAEAAGAARAIRKLLDKGVPSREIAILFRVNSQSEAYEEALSKAEIPYVLRGAERFFDRPEVRQAVVLLRGAARAYAGEPLAAEVHHILAGVGLTPSPPGGGKAREKWESLKALADLAEDLAAEGADLPAYVAELERRASEQHAPPVEGVTLASLHAAKGLEWDAVFLVGLTDGMLPIIYAETPEQIEEERRLLYVGVTRAREHLSLSWAGARAPGARRTRRPSRFLDGLGTRTSSSSPPRASTAPRERRAVAAPVSCRVCAKTLVAAAEQKLGRCSTCPADYDEALLERLKAWRTATAKEAKIPPYVVFTDVTLQAIAERAPSTEQELLSIAGIGKIKVDRYGEAVLSLCRTD
- the tesB gene encoding acyl-CoA thioesterase II, giving the protein MNEALKELLDLLDLEQIELDIFRGRSPEERIQRVFGGQVAAQALVAAGRTVPKDRHVHSLHAYFIRPGDPTIPIIYNVDRLRDGRSFTTRRIVAVQHGKAIFTMSASFHIPEEGVTHQASVMPQVPDPETLPTFRDRMHDAVGDHPELLEWFSRPRPVDARYVSPLTWEAFKNPDLRSAQTNVWFRYHADLPDDPLLHVVLAAYASDFTLVDTILLAHGMAWGASNVSGASLDHAMWFHRPFRADDWLLYAQESPWSGGARGLARGEMFTASGELVVSVVQEAMIRLTK
- a CDS encoding alpha/beta hydrolase; the protein is MRTAVFAGVLALAAVVLTPVAASANKEPTPGPTDAIDQYGLGDFGSETVSYGPQARQAMDVWWTPDGQQRPGVFLIHGGWWSGGDKRYMKEIVRQYAELGYTVFNLNYRLSSDAAWPAQRSDALAAIALARKHADRWAFDPSNYVVVGFSAGGHIAAAVGTYGDGISGLKGVVGLSPIISPLRAYSDGEKSDDPNKRKLRTAAIRLAGGCAPKGKCSRIWASMEVAWHASRKDAPMLTVHSKDEFVPPAQSQLLKTMLGQVGVPVTVITQPGVNHSNPLYREPGVAEQVQAWIADRIG
- a CDS encoding mycoredoxin, yielding MALTVYSTTWCGPCKRLKSQLTREGISFKDIDIERDPSAAEFVMSVNNGNQVVPTVVIDTPDGRVVRTNPSALEVKALLGAS